In the Balaenoptera acutorostrata chromosome 7, mBalAcu1.1, whole genome shotgun sequence genome, one interval contains:
- the BET1 gene encoding BET1 homolog, with protein sequence MRRAGLGEGVPPGNYGNYGYPNSGYSACEEENERLTESLRNKVTAIKSLSIEIGHEVKHQNKLLAEMDSEFDSTTGFLGKTMGKLKILSRGSQTKLLCYMMLFSLFVFFVIYWIIKLR encoded by the exons ATGAGGCGTGCAGGCCTGG GTGAAGGAGTACCTCCTGGCAACTATGGGAACTATGGCTACCCTAATAGTGGGTATAGTGCCtgtgaagaagaaaatgagagactcacggaaagtctgagaaacaaaGTAACTGCTATAAAATCT CTGTCCATTGAAATAGGCCATGAAgttaaacatcaaaataaattattagctGAAATG GATTCAGAGTTTGATTCTACAACGGGATTTCTAGGTAAAACCATGGGAAAACTGAAGATTTTATCCAGAGGGAGCCAAACAAAGCTGCTGTGCTATATGATGCTGTTttcattgtttgtcttttttgtcatttattgGATTATTAAACTGAGGTGA